The Paludisphaera rhizosphaerae genome segment AGAGTGGGCCGACGGTTCGCCTTCAGGTCGTCGGCCGGGTCGCACTCCCCCCGAAACACGCGGTCTTCGCCGTGAAAGCCGGCGGTCGGACGCTTCTGATCGGCGTCGGCCCCCAGGGGGCGCCCTCGCTCGTCGGCGAGCTTGACGCCGACGATGAACCCGTCGTCGAGCCAGCCAAGGTCTCCACGCCTCATCGCCCGGTCCACACCCAGCCACGCTTTGACGTGAGGATCGGAGACGAATCATGAACGGCCGAAACGCCGCGCGATGGTTCGCCGTGATACTGCTCCTGACGCTCGCATCGCCATGCCTCGCCCAGACGCAGGCGCAGCCCGGTCCTCAGCGCAAAGCGGCGGTCACCCAGGTCAACACGCCTGTCGAGGTCCCCGAGCCCTCGCCGACGCCCGAGAAGGCTGCGACGCCGACCATGGCGGCCGACGCGTCGCGGACGGTTCAGCAGGTCTTGATGTTCGGCGCGGCCTCGCTCATCCCGGTGGCGCTGCTGACGATCACGCCGTTCGTGCGGATCAACATCGTGCTGATCCTGCTGCGACAGGCGCTGGGGAGTCCGCAGGTGCCGGGGAACCAGGTGCTCACGGCGCTCTCGCTCTTGCTTGCCGCCCTGGTAATGCGGCCCGTCGCCGAGAAGGTCTACGTCGAGGCGATCGAGCCCTACCAGGCCGGTCGCGTAGGCGTCGCCGAAGCCTGGCGGACCGGGTCGGAACCGATCAAGACGTTCATGGTCGATCAGATCGTCCTGACCAACCATCAGGAATACCTGACGACGCTCTACGACCGGGCGCATCCCGGCGCGTCCTTCGGTTCGAAGCCCGACGCGGCGGAGGACTTCCCGATCGGAGTCGTCGCGCCGGCGTACATCCTCAGCGAGCTGACGACGGCCCTGAAGATCGGCTTCATGCTCTACCTGCCGTTCCTGGTGATCGACCTGGTGGTCTCAGCCGTGCTGGCGGCGATGGGGCTGTTCATGCTGCCGCCGACGCTGGTTTCGACGCCCGCCAAGTTGATCGTCTTCGTCCTGGCCGACGGCTGGCTGCTGGTGGCCGACATGCTGCTCGCCAGCCTTTCGGCCTAGAAGGAAGGAGCCCGCGCGTGGACCTCAACGTGACGATCGACTGGACCCGCGAGGCTCTCCGGCTGGCCCTGATGCTGGGCGGGCCGATCCTGGCCGCGGCGCTGGTGGTGGGGCTGGCGGTGAACGTTCTTCAAACCATGACCCAGCTTAACGAGCCGGTCGTCGGCCTGGTGCCGCGGTTGGTGGCCGTGGTCGTCGCCACTCTCGTCCTGCTGCCCTGGCTGGCGGCCCGTTGGATCGAGTTCACGGTCGATCTCATCGGCTCCATCCCCGACATGCTCTGATCCTGTTGCGAAGGCGGGCCTTGATGGGCGACATCCCGATCGAGCTGGGCTGGTCGTGGGCGACGGCGACGGCCTGCGTCCTGGCGGGCGCACGGACGGCCGGCGTCTGCTTCACGGCTCCGACCCTGGCCGCCCCCGGGCTCGACTGGCGGTATCGTATCGTGACGGCGCTGGCGCTCGGCGTCTGGACGGCTCCGCTCGCCGCGACTGCGATTGGGACGCCCTCCTCACCCTACGGCTTCGGCGGTCTGATCGTCGGCGAGGCGCTCGTGGGGGCGTTGCTGGGGCTGTCGGCGTCGCTGGTGGTGGCCGGCGCTCGGCAGGCCGGCGAACTGGTTGCGGCCCAGGCCGGCCTGACGACAGCCTCGCTCTTCGACCCTGAGACGGGAGAGGAAACCTCGGCCCTCGGCCACCTTTACGGCCTGATCGCGATCGCCGTCTTCCTAGCGATGAACGGCCCGCTCGTGGTGCTCGACAGTCTGCTCCGGAGCTTTGAGGCGATCCCCGCCGGCTCGCTCGTCTTCGAGCGGAGCGTGATCCAGCAGTTGTTCGGACGCGCGGCCGAGGCGCTTCAACTGGCCGTTCGCGCCGCGGCGCCGCCGGCGATCGCCCTGGCGACGGCCGGCGTGGCGCTCGGATGGCTCGGCCGACTGGCCCCAAGCGTCCCTCTGATGGCCCTGTCGCTCCCCATTCGCGCGACCCTCGGCGTTCTTCTTATTATGGCGAGCTTGGCCGCCTTGACTGCCTGTCTGGAAGGCGGCTGGTCGGCCTGGGCGACCGGCGGATTCTGAGCGGGGAGGAGTGATGTCTGAGGACCGCACCCAAGCCGCGTCGCCGCGTCGCCGCCAAATGGCTCGCGAGCAGGGGCAAGCGGCGCACAGCCCAGAGCTGACGGCGGCCGTCGGTTGGCTCGTCGCTGTGGCGATGCTGGCTGCTTTTCAAACGAGCCTTGTCGGCTCGCTCGTCGAGGTTGTCCAGTCGCCGTTCGCGAGCCCCGCCGCTCGTCTCAATAACGCGGTCGATCTGGCGAGGCTGGTTCGAACGGCGATGTGGGGCGTTGCGATGCCGGTGGGGGCGGTGGTCTCGGGTTTCGCCGTGGGCGCGTTCGCGGCGCATCAGTTTCAGACCCTCGGCCTGTTCGCGCCGGGGCTGATCGCCCCGGACGTTTCGCGGCTTTGGAGGCCCGGGCGGGGCGGGGGATTGGGAGCGAAGGTCGAGCGTTGCGTCTGGTCTGCGGCCAAGGCGGTCATCCTGGCCGGCGTGATGATCTGGGGCGTGCGTTCGCGTTGGGATGTGCTTGAAAGCCTGAGTTTCCTGGACTTTCCTGACGCGGTTCGCGGCGGTCTCGGCGCCTTGCTGGCTCCGGCCTGGACGCTGGCGGCGGCGATGCTCGCGGTCGGGATCGTGGACTATGGGCTTCGCTCCTCGCGGTTCGAGGCCATGCTGCGGACGACGCCCGAGGAACATCGAGAGGACCAGCGGACCATCGAGGGGGATCCCCGGACCCGAGCCTCGCGACGGAGGCTGGCGAAGTCCTGGCGCGAGGGGGCTTCCGAACTCCTCGAAGGGGCGACTCTCGTGCTGACGGGCGACGGGGGACTAATCGTGGTCCTCGCCGGCGGACCGCCGCCGCGCAAGGTATTCGTCCGGACCGCGGCGCGAGGGAAGTCGGCCGCGCCGCTGAGAGCCGCGATCGCGCGGGCGAATCTGCCGACGCGCGAGGCTCCGTCGCTCGCTCGGCTGATCGTTTCGAGGCCGGCCGCATCGTCGCGCGGGGCGATCGCCGATCCGCTGCTGATCGCCCAGATTCGCGCCCTCTGGCAGACCGCCTGATCCGGCGTAGAAAAGCAGGTCAAGCAGTCCATTCGCCCTGGACACTTCCGGGCGTCGGAAGTATGGTCCCTGCACACATCACGCGGGCCGGTTCCGGCGCGCAGGTCCAGGCATCCTGAGTGGGTTCGTTGAGATTGCGGCGACGCTTCGCGCGTTGGGTCGCGCTCGATCGTTCGGCCTTTTGGAGAGGAATGGATGCCCCCCTCGACGTCCGGTAGCAACGCCTTCTGGCGGAATGCTTCGAGCCTGGTGCTGCCGCTGACGATCGTCGGCGCGGTGCTGGTCTTCGTCGTACCCATCTCGGCCGAGGTGCTCGACCTTCTCCTTTCAGCGAACCTCACGCTTGCGGTGCTCGTCCTGCTGACCACGCTGGCGATCCGGACTCCCCAGGAATTCAGCGCGTTCCCGACGATCCTGCTGACGACCACGCTGACGCGGCTCGTCCTGAACGTCGCCACCACCCGGCGAATCCTCACCCACGGCGGAGTGATGGGCCTGGATGCGGCCGGCACGGTGGTCCGGGCGTTCGGCCAGTTCGTCGCCGGCGACCAGGTGCTGGTGGGCGTGATCCTCTTCTCGATCCTCGTCGTCATCCAGTTCGTCGTGATCACGAAGGGCGCCACGCGCATCAGCGAGGTCGCCGCGCGGTTCATGCTCGACGGCCTGCCTGGGCGGCAGATGGCCATCGACGCCGACCTGCACGCCGGGATCATCGACCAGCATCAGGCCCACGCCCGGCGTGACGAGGTCTATCGCCAGGCGGACTTCTTCGGGGCGATGGACGGCGCCGGCAAGTTCGTCCGGGGCGACGCCGTCGCGGGCGTGGTGATCCTGCTGGTGAACATCGCCGGCGGCCTGTTCATCGGCGTCGTCCAGCACGGGATGGCACCGACGGAAGCGATCGACGTCTTCACCCGACTGACGATCGGCGACGGTCTGGTCAGCCAGGTTCCGGCGTTCCTGATCTCGCTGGCGGCGGGCCTGATCGTCACCCGATCGTCCTCGGCCAGCGACCTCGGCCGCGACGTCGTCGGCCAGCTCACCCGAAACCCCAGCGTCCTGGGCGTCTCCTCGGCGTTCCTCGCCCTGCTGGCCCTCACCCCGCTGCCGAAGCTCCCGCTGCTGACGCTCGCTGGCGTCCTGGGCTGGCGGGCCTACCGACTGAGCGGGCAACCGGTCGAGGAGACCGACGAAGAACGCGAGGCTGAGCCTCAGACCCGGCCTAACACACGGACCGACGCAGCCCGAGCCGAAGCCGAGCCCCACGTCCGTCCGGCCGCTGCGAGATCGCCTGAACCGGCCCGTCCCGCGAGCGACCCGGCCTCGGACGACATGCAGAACCTGTTGCACGTGGACCTGTTGGAGTTGGAGATCGGCTACCGGCTGATCAGCCTGGCCGACTCCACTCGCGGCGGCAACCTGCTGGAGCGACTGCGGACCGTTCGGCAAGACGTGGCCCGGGAGCTTGGCCTGATCGTCCCGCAGGTTCGGATTCACGACGAGATCGGCCTCTCGGCCCACGAGTATCGGGTGAAGATTCGCGGCACGGTCGTCGGCGGAGGTTCGGCTTACGCGGGCCGGCTGCTGGCCGTCCCGCCGGCGGGGCTGGCTGAGCGTCCCGAGGGACGCGAGGCCGTCGAGCCTGCCACCGGTCGCGCCGCGGTCTGGATCCACGCCGAAGGCCGCGAGGTCGCCGAACTGGCCGGGTGCAAGATCCTGGACGCCGCCGCCTACGTCGCCTCCCACTTCGGCGAGATCGTCCGCAACCACGCGGATGAGTTGCTGACCCGCGAACAGGTCGACCGTCTGCTGGATCGCGTTCGAAGCACGTCTCCGACGCTCGCCAACGAGGTCGTCCCCGGCCTGATGCGGCCCGGCGAGTTGCAGCGGCTGTTGCAGAACCTCCTGCGAGAGCAGGTGAGCGTTCGCGACCTGGAAACGATCCTGGAGACGATGGCCGTTCACGCGGGGAAGACCAAGGACGTGGAGTCGCTCACGGAACTGGCCCGCCAGAGCCTCGCGCGTCAGATCACCGAGAGCCACCGCTCGGAAGACGGCCGGCTGCGGGTCGTGACGCTGGCCCAGGATCTCAACGCCAGGCTAGCGGCGGTCGCCGCGCAGTCGGAGGCCCATCCCTCGGAAGCGCTGGGGGACGAGACGGTCCGCAACATCCTTCGCGCCGTGGCTCAAGGAGTCGCGGCCCTGGTCGACGCCGGCCTGCCGCCGATCGTGCTGACGACGGCCTCCGCTCGAGCCGTGCTCAAGGACCTGACCCGCGCCGATTTGCCCCGGCTCGTCGTCCTCAGCCAGCGCGAGATTCCCCGCGATACGCCCGTCGAAGTTCTCGGGACGATCGTCGAGGATCCGATCGAAGAGGATGAAGCAGACGCGACCGGCCAGGATCCGATCTCGTTCGCCACTACCGAGGCGTTCGCATGAGCGCCGCGGGGCCCGCAGGACGGGCCGTGGTCGCAGGCGCCGCGAAGGTGCGGACCTATCGAGGTCGGACGATGCGCGAGGCCCTGACGCGGGTGCGCCGCGACCTCGGGGGCGATGCCGTGATTCTCGCCGCGCGAGAGGTCCGCCGCCGTCGGCTGTTCGGGCTGGGCCCTGACCAGTCGGTGGAGGTCGACGCCTCGCCGCCGCGATCGGAGTGGCTCGCGACGCCGGCCGACTCGCGACCCCCTCGCGGACTTGGCGGCGATCTCGGAAAGCTCCACATGATGGTCGGCGCGGTGAGCCGCCGGGGGGCGGTCGAGCAATGGACGCCCGAACTCCCCTCTGGCCTGGCGACCGCCTACGCTCGTCTCCTCGATCTCGACGCTCCCGAGCCCCAGGCGC includes the following:
- a CDS encoding flagellar biosynthesis protein FlhA, encoding MPPSTSGSNAFWRNASSLVLPLTIVGAVLVFVVPISAEVLDLLLSANLTLAVLVLLTTLAIRTPQEFSAFPTILLTTTLTRLVLNVATTRRILTHGGVMGLDAAGTVVRAFGQFVAGDQVLVGVILFSILVVIQFVVITKGATRISEVAARFMLDGLPGRQMAIDADLHAGIIDQHQAHARRDEVYRQADFFGAMDGAGKFVRGDAVAGVVILLVNIAGGLFIGVVQHGMAPTEAIDVFTRLTIGDGLVSQVPAFLISLAAGLIVTRSSSASDLGRDVVGQLTRNPSVLGVSSAFLALLALTPLPKLPLLTLAGVLGWRAYRLSGQPVEETDEEREAEPQTRPNTRTDAARAEAEPHVRPAAARSPEPARPASDPASDDMQNLLHVDLLELEIGYRLISLADSTRGGNLLERLRTVRQDVARELGLIVPQVRIHDEIGLSAHEYRVKIRGTVVGGGSAYAGRLLAVPPAGLAERPEGREAVEPATGRAAVWIHAEGREVAELAGCKILDAAAYVASHFGEIVRNHADELLTREQVDRLLDRVRSTSPTLANEVVPGLMRPGELQRLLQNLLREQVSVRDLETILETMAVHAGKTKDVESLTELARQSLARQITESHRSEDGRLRVVTLAQDLNARLAAVAAQSEAHPSEALGDETVRNILRAVAQGVAALVDAGLPPIVLTTASARAVLKDLTRADLPRLVVLSQREIPRDTPVEVLGTIVEDPIEEDEADATGQDPISFATTEAFA
- a CDS encoding flagellar type III secretion system pore protein FliP, whose product is MNGRNAARWFAVILLLTLASPCLAQTQAQPGPQRKAAVTQVNTPVEVPEPSPTPEKAATPTMAADASRTVQQVLMFGAASLIPVALLTITPFVRINIVLILLRQALGSPQVPGNQVLTALSLLLAALVMRPVAEKVYVEAIEPYQAGRVGVAEAWRTGSEPIKTFMVDQIVLTNHQEYLTTLYDRAHPGASFGSKPDAAEDFPIGVVAPAYILSELTTALKIGFMLYLPFLVIDLVVSAVLAAMGLFMLPPTLVSTPAKLIVFVLADGWLLVADMLLASLSA
- a CDS encoding flagellar biosynthetic protein FliO; its protein translation is MARTKLLLLSLALLLATAPAVPAQEAPAPETVKSSRETLASRKSRSTLAPTSQAWWLGTAVMILALGGAGAICMAAKHRTESGPTVRLQVVGRVALPPKHAVFAVKAGGRTLLIGVGPQGAPSLVGELDADDEPVVEPAKVSTPHRPVHTQPRFDVRIGDES
- a CDS encoding flagellar biosynthetic protein FliQ, with translation MDLNVTIDWTREALRLALMLGGPILAAALVVGLAVNVLQTMTQLNEPVVGLVPRLVAVVVATLVLLPWLAARWIEFTVDLIGSIPDML
- a CDS encoding flagellar biosynthetic protein FliR — protein: MGDIPIELGWSWATATACVLAGARTAGVCFTAPTLAAPGLDWRYRIVTALALGVWTAPLAATAIGTPSSPYGFGGLIVGEALVGALLGLSASLVVAGARQAGELVAAQAGLTTASLFDPETGEETSALGHLYGLIAIAVFLAMNGPLVVLDSLLRSFEAIPAGSLVFERSVIQQLFGRAAEALQLAVRAAAPPAIALATAGVALGWLGRLAPSVPLMALSLPIRATLGVLLIMASLAALTACLEGGWSAWATGGF
- a CDS encoding EscU/YscU/HrcU family type III secretion system export apparatus switch protein produces the protein MSEDRTQAASPRRRQMAREQGQAAHSPELTAAVGWLVAVAMLAAFQTSLVGSLVEVVQSPFASPAARLNNAVDLARLVRTAMWGVAMPVGAVVSGFAVGAFAAHQFQTLGLFAPGLIAPDVSRLWRPGRGGGLGAKVERCVWSAAKAVILAGVMIWGVRSRWDVLESLSFLDFPDAVRGGLGALLAPAWTLAAAMLAVGIVDYGLRSSRFEAMLRTTPEEHREDQRTIEGDPRTRASRRRLAKSWREGASELLEGATLVLTGDGGLIVVLAGGPPPRKVFVRTAARGKSAAPLRAAIARANLPTREAPSLARLIVSRPAASSRGAIADPLLIAQIRALWQTA